The following coding sequences lie in one Alosa sapidissima isolate fAloSap1 chromosome 15, fAloSap1.pri, whole genome shotgun sequence genomic window:
- the numbl gene encoding numb-like protein isoform X4, producing MNKLRQSLRRKKPTYVPEASRPHQWQADEEAVRKGKCSFPVRYLGLVEVDESRGMHVCEEAVKKLKVSGKKTVKAVLWVSADGLRVVDDKTKDLIVDQTIEKVSFCAPDRNYDKAFSYICRDGTTRRWICHCFMALKDSGERLSHAVGCAFAACLERKQRREKECGVTASFDASRTSFVREGSFRVTSGSQQNEQQLQDKKKEPCVSAMPPGNASPPEGAASPGDRGEPHAVIPRRHAPLEQLVRQGSFRGFPALSGKNSPFKRQLSLRLNDLPSTLQRKTDFQTKNPVPEMDLTVSGEADSINALCSQINMSFTKPSEELCAKPSTNGLPVSTIPPMIPPPPAPLQATTSWVQTESPLQAPPAGPQGGHKRTPSEAERWLEEVSKAVKSTQSTPPLPPPPTQQPPPVPTLPGPPVPTLPGPPVPTMAGPPIPSMAGQPGSLPTSMQPFPLAFDATPAPVGMFGQPPLQPAFVPMQAYMPTMANSMTYPNASVPVVGITPSQMVANVFCTAAGSGGAAACMGVNMGPKTGAMNTGHQPAFPNLPGGFPTVPFTTTPVVNGLPHNPISVTSNGANHCTGGTSMSMAGSLASMGSIGIGGSGGGGSSWPMDGAPPLSANPPADSQEAERFEAKWAALESKTQPKTANPFSNDLQKTFEIEL from the exons taTCTGGGCTTGGTGGAGGTGGATGAGTCCAggggaatgcatgtgtgtgaagaggCGGTGAAGAAACTCAAAGTT AGTGGGAAGAAAACGGTGAAAGCGGTGCTGTGGGTGTCCGCAGACGGCCTCAGGGTTGTGGACGACAAGACCAAG GATCTCATTGTGGACCAGACCATTGAGAAGGTGTCCTTCTGTGCGCCTGACCGCAACTACGACAAAGCCTTCTCCTACATCTGCCGTGACGGCACCACCCGCAGATGGATATGCCACTGCTTCATGGCGCTCAAGGACTCG GGGGAGCGTCTGAGTCATGCCGTCGGCTGCGCCTTCGCCGCCTGCCTCGAGCGCAAACAGCGGCGCGAGAAGGAGTGTGGCGTCACCGCCTCGTTCGACGCCAGCCGCACATCGTTCGTCCGCGAAGGCTCCTTCCGGGTGACGTCGGGCAGCCAGCAGAACGAACAGCAACTCCAGGATAAGAAGAAAG AGCCATGTGTGTCAGCCATGCCGCCTGGCAACGCCTCACCTCCAGAGGGCGCCGCATCGCCAGGGGACCGCGGCGAGCCACATGCCGTCATCCCGCGGCGCCATGCCCCCCTGGAGCAGCTGGTGCGCCAGGGCTCGTTCCGCGGGTTCCCCGCACTCAGCGGGAAGAACTCGCCCTTCAAGCGCCAGCTCTCGCTGCGCCTAAATGACCTGCCCTCCACACTGCAGCGCAAGACCGACTTCCAGACCAAGAACCCAG TCCCCGAGATGGACCTGACTGTGTCTGGAGAGGCGGACAGCATCAACGCACTGTGCAGCCAAATAAACATGTCCTTCACCAAACCATCCGAGGAGCTGTGTGCCAAACCCTCCACAAATGGCTTGCCAGTCAGCACCATCCCCCCCATGATCCCCCCTCCGCCTGCCCCCCTGCAGG CCACCACCTCGTGGGTGCAGACGGAGAGCCCACTGCAGGCGCCCCCTGCTGGCCCCCAGGGGGGTCACAAGCGAACCCCCTCGGAAGCCGAGCGCTGGCTGGAGGAGGTCTCCAAGGCGGTGAAGTCCACGCAGTCGACgccacccctccctcctccgCCCACCCAGCAGCCCCCTCCGGTGCCCACCCTGCCCGGTCCTCCGGTGCCCACCCTGCCCGGTCCGCCGGTGCCCACTATGGCGGGTCCTCCGATACCATCCATGGCAGGCCAGCCAGGCTCCCTGCCCACGTCCATGCAGCCGTTCCCACTGGCGTTCGACGCCACCCCAGCGCCGGTTGGCATGTTCGGCCAGCCGCCCCTCCAGCCTGCCTTCGTGCCCATGCAGGCCTACATGCCCACCATGGCCAACAGCATGACATACCCCAACGCCAGCGTTCCAGTGGTGGGCATCACCCCATCCCAGATGGTGGCCAACGTCTTCTGCACGGCGGCCGGGTCAGGCGGAGCTGCAGCCTGCATGGGAGTGAACATGGGGCCCAAGACCGGCGCGATGAACACCGGACACCAACCGGCCTTCCCCAACCTTCCCGGCGGCTTCCCAACAGTGCCCTTCACCACTACGCCAGTGGTCAACGGCCTTCCACACAACCCCATCAGTGTAACGTCCAACGGGGCGAATCACTGCACGGGAGGCACCAGTATGAGCATGGCGGGCAGCCTGGCCAGCATGGGCAGCATTGGCATCGGCGGCAGTGGCGGCGGTGGTAGCAGCTGGCCCATGGACGGCGCGCCGCCACTGTCGGCCAACCCGCCGGCTGACTCTCAGGAGGCCGAGCGCTTCGAGGCGAAGTGGGCGGCCCTCGAGTCCAAAACGCAGCCCAAAACAGCCAACCCCTTTTCCAACGACTTACAAAAGACCTTTGAGATCGAGCTTTAA
- the numbl gene encoding numb-like protein isoform X3 yields the protein MPIRMTKRSREPESLEMNKLRQSLRRKKPTYVPEASRPHQWQADEEAVRKGKCSFPVRYLGLVEVDESRGMHVCEEAVKKLKVSGKKTVKAVLWVSADGLRVVDDKTKDLIVDQTIEKVSFCAPDRNYDKAFSYICRDGTTRRWICHCFMALKDSGERLSHAVGCAFAACLERKQRREKECGVTASFDASRTSFVREGSFRVTSGSQQNEQQLQDKKKEPCVSAMPPGNASPPEGAASPGDRGEPHAVIPRRHAPLEQLVRQGSFRGFPALSGKNSPFKRQLSLRLNDLPSTLQRKTDFQTKNPVPEMDLTVSGEADSINALCSQINMSFTKPSEELCAKPSTNGLPVSTIPPMIPPPPAPLQATTSWVQTESPLQAPPAGPQGGHKRTPSEAERWLEEVSKAVKSTQSTPPLPPPPTQQPPPVPTLPGPPVPTLPGPPVPTMAGPPIPSMAGQPGSLPTSMQPFPLAFDATPAPVGMFGQPPLQPAFVPMQAYMPTMANSMTYPNASVPVVGITPSQMVANVFCTAAGSGGAAACMGVNMGPKTGAMNTGHQPAFPNLPGGFPTVPFTTTPVVNGLPHNPISVTSNGANHCTGGTSMSMAGSLASMGSIGIGGSGGGGSSWPMDGAPPLSANPPADSQEAERFEAKWAALESKTQPKTANPFSNDLQKTFEIEL from the exons taTCTGGGCTTGGTGGAGGTGGATGAGTCCAggggaatgcatgtgtgtgaagaggCGGTGAAGAAACTCAAAGTT AGTGGGAAGAAAACGGTGAAAGCGGTGCTGTGGGTGTCCGCAGACGGCCTCAGGGTTGTGGACGACAAGACCAAG GATCTCATTGTGGACCAGACCATTGAGAAGGTGTCCTTCTGTGCGCCTGACCGCAACTACGACAAAGCCTTCTCCTACATCTGCCGTGACGGCACCACCCGCAGATGGATATGCCACTGCTTCATGGCGCTCAAGGACTCG GGGGAGCGTCTGAGTCATGCCGTCGGCTGCGCCTTCGCCGCCTGCCTCGAGCGCAAACAGCGGCGCGAGAAGGAGTGTGGCGTCACCGCCTCGTTCGACGCCAGCCGCACATCGTTCGTCCGCGAAGGCTCCTTCCGGGTGACGTCGGGCAGCCAGCAGAACGAACAGCAACTCCAGGATAAGAAGAAAG AGCCATGTGTGTCAGCCATGCCGCCTGGCAACGCCTCACCTCCAGAGGGCGCCGCATCGCCAGGGGACCGCGGCGAGCCACATGCCGTCATCCCGCGGCGCCATGCCCCCCTGGAGCAGCTGGTGCGCCAGGGCTCGTTCCGCGGGTTCCCCGCACTCAGCGGGAAGAACTCGCCCTTCAAGCGCCAGCTCTCGCTGCGCCTAAATGACCTGCCCTCCACACTGCAGCGCAAGACCGACTTCCAGACCAAGAACCCAG TCCCCGAGATGGACCTGACTGTGTCTGGAGAGGCGGACAGCATCAACGCACTGTGCAGCCAAATAAACATGTCCTTCACCAAACCATCCGAGGAGCTGTGTGCCAAACCCTCCACAAATGGCTTGCCAGTCAGCACCATCCCCCCCATGATCCCCCCTCCGCCTGCCCCCCTGCAGG CCACCACCTCGTGGGTGCAGACGGAGAGCCCACTGCAGGCGCCCCCTGCTGGCCCCCAGGGGGGTCACAAGCGAACCCCCTCGGAAGCCGAGCGCTGGCTGGAGGAGGTCTCCAAGGCGGTGAAGTCCACGCAGTCGACgccacccctccctcctccgCCCACCCAGCAGCCCCCTCCGGTGCCCACCCTGCCCGGTCCTCCGGTGCCCACCCTGCCCGGTCCGCCGGTGCCCACTATGGCGGGTCCTCCGATACCATCCATGGCAGGCCAGCCAGGCTCCCTGCCCACGTCCATGCAGCCGTTCCCACTGGCGTTCGACGCCACCCCAGCGCCGGTTGGCATGTTCGGCCAGCCGCCCCTCCAGCCTGCCTTCGTGCCCATGCAGGCCTACATGCCCACCATGGCCAACAGCATGACATACCCCAACGCCAGCGTTCCAGTGGTGGGCATCACCCCATCCCAGATGGTGGCCAACGTCTTCTGCACGGCGGCCGGGTCAGGCGGAGCTGCAGCCTGCATGGGAGTGAACATGGGGCCCAAGACCGGCGCGATGAACACCGGACACCAACCGGCCTTCCCCAACCTTCCCGGCGGCTTCCCAACAGTGCCCTTCACCACTACGCCAGTGGTCAACGGCCTTCCACACAACCCCATCAGTGTAACGTCCAACGGGGCGAATCACTGCACGGGAGGCACCAGTATGAGCATGGCGGGCAGCCTGGCCAGCATGGGCAGCATTGGCATCGGCGGCAGTGGCGGCGGTGGTAGCAGCTGGCCCATGGACGGCGCGCCGCCACTGTCGGCCAACCCGCCGGCTGACTCTCAGGAGGCCGAGCGCTTCGAGGCGAAGTGGGCGGCCCTCGAGTCCAAAACGCAGCCCAAAACAGCCAACCCCTTTTCCAACGACTTACAAAAGACCTTTGAGATCGAGCTTTAA
- the numbl gene encoding numb-like protein isoform X2 yields MRGMSSNSEMEEAVEGSSREPESLEMNKLRQSLRRKKPTYVPEASRPHQWQADEEAVRKGKCSFPVRYLGLVEVDESRGMHVCEEAVKKLKVSGKKTVKAVLWVSADGLRVVDDKTKDLIVDQTIEKVSFCAPDRNYDKAFSYICRDGTTRRWICHCFMALKDSGERLSHAVGCAFAACLERKQRREKECGVTASFDASRTSFVREGSFRVTSGSQQNEQQLQDKKKEPCVSAMPPGNASPPEGAASPGDRGEPHAVIPRRHAPLEQLVRQGSFRGFPALSGKNSPFKRQLSLRLNDLPSTLQRKTDFQTKNPVPEMDLTVSGEADSINALCSQINMSFTKPSEELCAKPSTNGLPVSTIPPMIPPPPAPLQATTSWVQTESPLQAPPAGPQGGHKRTPSEAERWLEEVSKAVKSTQSTPPLPPPPTQQPPPVPTLPGPPVPTLPGPPVPTMAGPPIPSMAGQPGSLPTSMQPFPLAFDATPAPVGMFGQPPLQPAFVPMQAYMPTMANSMTYPNASVPVVGITPSQMVANVFCTAAGSGGAAACMGVNMGPKTGAMNTGHQPAFPNLPGGFPTVPFTTTPVVNGLPHNPISVTSNGANHCTGGTSMSMAGSLASMGSIGIGGSGGGGSSWPMDGAPPLSANPPADSQEAERFEAKWAALESKTQPKTANPFSNDLQKTFEIEL; encoded by the exons taTCTGGGCTTGGTGGAGGTGGATGAGTCCAggggaatgcatgtgtgtgaagaggCGGTGAAGAAACTCAAAGTT AGTGGGAAGAAAACGGTGAAAGCGGTGCTGTGGGTGTCCGCAGACGGCCTCAGGGTTGTGGACGACAAGACCAAG GATCTCATTGTGGACCAGACCATTGAGAAGGTGTCCTTCTGTGCGCCTGACCGCAACTACGACAAAGCCTTCTCCTACATCTGCCGTGACGGCACCACCCGCAGATGGATATGCCACTGCTTCATGGCGCTCAAGGACTCG GGGGAGCGTCTGAGTCATGCCGTCGGCTGCGCCTTCGCCGCCTGCCTCGAGCGCAAACAGCGGCGCGAGAAGGAGTGTGGCGTCACCGCCTCGTTCGACGCCAGCCGCACATCGTTCGTCCGCGAAGGCTCCTTCCGGGTGACGTCGGGCAGCCAGCAGAACGAACAGCAACTCCAGGATAAGAAGAAAG AGCCATGTGTGTCAGCCATGCCGCCTGGCAACGCCTCACCTCCAGAGGGCGCCGCATCGCCAGGGGACCGCGGCGAGCCACATGCCGTCATCCCGCGGCGCCATGCCCCCCTGGAGCAGCTGGTGCGCCAGGGCTCGTTCCGCGGGTTCCCCGCACTCAGCGGGAAGAACTCGCCCTTCAAGCGCCAGCTCTCGCTGCGCCTAAATGACCTGCCCTCCACACTGCAGCGCAAGACCGACTTCCAGACCAAGAACCCAG TCCCCGAGATGGACCTGACTGTGTCTGGAGAGGCGGACAGCATCAACGCACTGTGCAGCCAAATAAACATGTCCTTCACCAAACCATCCGAGGAGCTGTGTGCCAAACCCTCCACAAATGGCTTGCCAGTCAGCACCATCCCCCCCATGATCCCCCCTCCGCCTGCCCCCCTGCAGG CCACCACCTCGTGGGTGCAGACGGAGAGCCCACTGCAGGCGCCCCCTGCTGGCCCCCAGGGGGGTCACAAGCGAACCCCCTCGGAAGCCGAGCGCTGGCTGGAGGAGGTCTCCAAGGCGGTGAAGTCCACGCAGTCGACgccacccctccctcctccgCCCACCCAGCAGCCCCCTCCGGTGCCCACCCTGCCCGGTCCTCCGGTGCCCACCCTGCCCGGTCCGCCGGTGCCCACTATGGCGGGTCCTCCGATACCATCCATGGCAGGCCAGCCAGGCTCCCTGCCCACGTCCATGCAGCCGTTCCCACTGGCGTTCGACGCCACCCCAGCGCCGGTTGGCATGTTCGGCCAGCCGCCCCTCCAGCCTGCCTTCGTGCCCATGCAGGCCTACATGCCCACCATGGCCAACAGCATGACATACCCCAACGCCAGCGTTCCAGTGGTGGGCATCACCCCATCCCAGATGGTGGCCAACGTCTTCTGCACGGCGGCCGGGTCAGGCGGAGCTGCAGCCTGCATGGGAGTGAACATGGGGCCCAAGACCGGCGCGATGAACACCGGACACCAACCGGCCTTCCCCAACCTTCCCGGCGGCTTCCCAACAGTGCCCTTCACCACTACGCCAGTGGTCAACGGCCTTCCACACAACCCCATCAGTGTAACGTCCAACGGGGCGAATCACTGCACGGGAGGCACCAGTATGAGCATGGCGGGCAGCCTGGCCAGCATGGGCAGCATTGGCATCGGCGGCAGTGGCGGCGGTGGTAGCAGCTGGCCCATGGACGGCGCGCCGCCACTGTCGGCCAACCCGCCGGCTGACTCTCAGGAGGCCGAGCGCTTCGAGGCGAAGTGGGCGGCCCTCGAGTCCAAAACGCAGCCCAAAACAGCCAACCCCTTTTCCAACGACTTACAAAAGACCTTTGAGATCGAGCTTTAA